GAGGAGGGCGACGACAGCGCCCGCCTCGTGGTCATCACCCACCACGCCACCGAGCGTGACCTGGAGGAGACCGTCGACGCCCTGAAGAACCTCGACGCGGTGAAGAACGTCCGTAGCGTTATCCGAATGGAAGGCAACTGATGACCGACAAGCACACTCCGGTGCTCCACCACTGGACCGGACTGATCAACGAGTACCGGCAGTGGATGCCCTTCGCCGCGGACTGGGAGCCGGTGACCCTCTACGAGGGCGACACCCCGCTGATCCGCGCGAACCACGTCTCCGAACTGACCGGGTGTGACGTCTGGCTGAAGGTCGAGGGCGCGAACCCGACCGGCTCCTTCAAGGACCGCGGGATGACCGTCGCAGTGACCGACGCCGTCCAGGCCGGCAAGAAGGTGCTGATGTGCGCCTCCACCGGCAACACCTCCGCCTCGGCCGCGGCCTTCGCCGCCCGCGCGGGCATCAAGAGCGCGGTGCTCATCCCCGAGGGCAAGATCGCCCAGGGCAAGCTCTCGCAGGCCGTCATGCACGGCGCCCGGATCATCCAGGTCAAGGGAAACTTCGACGACTGCCTGGAACTGGTCCGCAAGACCACCACCGATTTCCCCGAGATCGCGCTGGTCAACTCGGTCAACCCGATGCGTATCGAGGGCCAGAAGACCGCCGCCTTCGAGATCGTGGACGCCCTCGGCGACGCCCCGGACATCCACGCCCTCCCGGTCGGCAACGCCGGCAACATCACCGCCTACTGGAAGGGCTACGGCGAGTACGCCGACGCCGGCCTGGCCTCGCAGCGCCCGGTCATGCTCGGTGTGCAGGCCGCCGGCGCCGCCCCGCTGGTCAACGGTGAGCCGGTGCTCAACCCGGAGACCATCGCCACCGCCATCCGCATCGGCAACCCCGCCTCCTGGCACCAGGCCGTCGCCGCCAAGGAGGAGTCCGGCGGACAGTTCCGGGCCGCCACCGACGACGAGATCCTCGCCGCCTACCACCTCATCGCCGAGCGCGAGGGCGTGTTCGTCGAGCCGGCCTCCGCCTCCTCCGTCGCCGGCGTCCTCGCCGCCCACGCCGAGGGCTGGATCCCCGAGGGCAAGCGCATCGTCTGCACCGTCACCGGTCACGGACTCAAGGACCCGACGACGGCCCTGAGCGTCATGGGCGAGCCCACACTGATCGACGTGGACACCAACGCGGTGGCCGAGGCACTCGACCTGGCATGAGCGCGACAGCACAGAATCCGGTGAACCTGCCGGTCGGGCGGGCCGTGCGCGTCACCGTGCCGGCATCCACCGCCAATCTCGGGCCGGGCTTCGACTCGGTCGGCATGGCCGTCGGCCTCCACGACACGGTCGAGGCCGAGATCATCCCCGCCGGACTCGAGGTCATCGTCTCCGGTGAAGGTGAGGGCGAGGTCCCGCTCGATGAACGGCACCTCGTCGTCCGCGCCCTGCGCGCAGGCCTGCGGGAGGCCGGCGTCACCGTCGGCGGACTGCGGGTGACCTGCCACAACGCCACCCCGCATTCACGCGGCCTGGGTTCCTCGGCCGCCGCCGCGGTCGGCGGGGTCGCCGCCGCCTCCGGCCTGGCCGCGGACCCGACGCCGCAGAATCCGACCGGCGCCCTCTCCGATGCCCGGCTCGTGCAGTTGGCCGCCTCGTTCGAGGGACACCCCGACAACGCCGCGGCCAGCGTCCTCGGCGGCGGCATCGTGTCCTGGACGACCATTCCGGTCGACGGGCGCAGTGCCCCGGAGTACCGGGCCGTCGACGTGCCGGTGCACCCCGATATCCGGGTGACGGCGCTGATCCCCGACTTCCACGCCTCGACCGAGGCGGTCCGCCGGGTGCTGCCCAGCGATGTCTCGCACCTCGACGCCCGCTTCAACGTCTCCCGCGCGGCCCTGCTGCCGGTGGCACTGAGCCGGCACCCCGAGCTGCTCTGGGAGGCGACCCGGGACCGGCTCCACCAGCCGTACCGGGCGGAGGTGCTGCCGGTGACCACGGAGTGGGTCAACCGCCTGCGCAACCTCGGCTACCCGTCGTTCGTCTCAGGTGCGGGCCCGACGGTGATGGTGCTGTCCACCACCCCGGTGGACCCTGCACTGCTCGACGAGGCCAGGTCCCGCGGACTGCGGGTGCTGGAGACCGGGGTGGGGGACCGGGTCTCCGTCGAGGTGCGCTGACCGCGCCGTCGAGGTGCGCTGACCGGTCAGTCGGCGGTGGGGTCGCCGCTGCCGGGGTCAGCAGGGGCTGCACCGCCCGCCGGTCCGCCGACGTCGGCGACATCGTCGTGGCGGGGGAGCCGGACCACCTCGTAGTCGCCGCGGGCCTGGTGGGCGCGCAGATCCTTCTTGTCGAACTTCTCCACCGAGGTCCGGTCGATGCCGTCGACGATCGTCCAGTACTCCGGCACCATCCACAGCGGCGCCTTCTCCGCGACCGTCGCCGAGATCGCCGCCAGCGTGTCCCGGGTGCGGGGCACCCCCGGCCCGGTGACGACGACCGCGAGCGGCCGCTCGCCCCATTTCTCGTCGGGGATGCCGATGACCGCGGCCTCGGCGACGAGCGGGGACTCCATGACGATGTTCTCCAGCGTCGCGGAGAAGATCCATTCACCGCCGGACCGGATGACGTCGGCCTGCCGGTCCTGCACCGTGAGATAGCCGTCGCCGGTGATGGTCCCGATGTCCCCGGTGCGCAGCCACCCGTCGTCGGTGAACCGGTCAGCGCCGTCATGACCGGCGGCGACGGACTCGCCGCGGAAGACGCTGGCGGGGCCGTCCCCGTCCTCGGTGGGGGAATGGTGGTAGGACGCCGTGACGGTGTTGCCGCGCACCTGGATCTCCCCGCTGGAGCGGTCGTTGGCTGGCAGGACGTGTCCGCGGTCGTCGACGATCCGGATCGCCATCCCGGCCGGCACGCGGCCCTGACTGTCCCGGTAACGGCGGCGGGCGGCCCCACCGGCGCCGGCCGGCGGGCGGGCGACGGTACCGACCGGGCCGGTCTCGGTCATGCCCCAGGTGTGGACGACGTCCACGCCGTACCGCTCCTCCCAGGCGTCGATGAGCGCCGGGGGGACCGGGGATCCGCCGGAGATGATCTCCTGCAGGCTCATCTTCGTCGGGGGATTGCGTTCGTAGTGGACGATGAGCTGCGTCCAGACCGTGGGGGCGCCGTGGGCCTTGCGGGGCATGGCGTCCTCGATGACATGGGCGAGGTGGGTGGGGCTGGCGTCCCCGCCGGGGAACACCAGCGGGGTGCCGGACATGAACGCCGCGAACGGGACGCCCCAGCTCAGGACGTGGAAGATGGGCACCAGACACAGGAAGCTCTCGCCGTTGCGGATGTCGAAGGAGTCCGCGGTGCGCAGGTTCATCGAATGCAGCCAGACCGAGCGGTGGGAGTACACGACGGCCTTGGGCTCTCCGGTGGTTCCGGTGGAGTAGCACATCGCCACCGGGGCGGTCTCGGGCAGCTCGGGCCACGGGTAGCTGGTCGGGCGACCGTCGAGGCACTCCTCGTAGTCGAGGACCCGGATGTCGGGGCGGCCCAGGTCGGTGAGCCGGTCGCGCAGCTGGCCGACGGTGGTCCCGGTGTGGCGTCCGGCACCGGTGAACACGATGGTGCGGACGTCGGGGCAGTGGGGCAGCAGCGGCAGGAGCACGTCGATGAGGCCGGCGGCCACGACGATGACGCGGTCGTCGGCGTGGTTGATCACGTGGGTGATCTGGTCGCCGGTGAGATGGGGGTTGAGCGGCTGGAACACCGCGCCCATCGCCCCCACGGCGAGCAGTGTCTCGAGATGTTCGGTGGTGTTGGGCATCAGGGACCCGACCCGGTCGCCCACGGCGACGTCCGCCCGGTCGTGGAGCGCGTGTGCGAGGGCGGCGGCCCGTGCCCCGACCTCGGCGAACGTGCTGGTCTCCGGCCCGACGGCGCCGCGGTAGTACGTGGTGACCGACGTCCTGGCGTGGACGGTGCGGCCGTACTCGAGGAGGCGGGCGAGCGACAGCGGAATGACCTGCATTGTCGAGGGGGCGGGGGCCGGGCGCGTGTTGTCCACCATGACCGCCAAGGATAGGCCGTGTGTGTACCGGATTGGTGGACGGGGGCGGACACAGTGGTAGCATGGCGGCGAGATTCGATCACTGCCGTCGCCATGACTGCACGGCGGGCAGTGTCCGGTCCATCGGGAAACACGGGCGACGACGGCCATGCGGCCGCGAACGGGGACGGATTCCACCTCCCCGGCCCGGATACCGCTTTCACCATCCGACGACTCAACGAGAGCACGTCACCTTCCTCCTTTCCGGGTGAGTTCCGTCATGGACGGAGCCACCGGGTACCCCGGGTGCCGGAGGATCCTGTGCAGGATCCTCCGAGGACTTTTCCGGCTGTTGCCGGCACCTGTCGGCGACGGAAGGTGAACCGAAAGGACACCTGTGACTTTGCCTGACATTGTCTCCAGGGCGCAGAATGACGGGCTCGCCAGCCTCAAGCTGACGGAGCTCAGGCAGATCGCCTCCTCGCAGGGACTGCGGGGGACATCCGGTCTGCGGAAGGGGGACCTCATCAACGCGATCAGCGCGGCGGGCATCGGGGGCGGCGCACCGGCGAAGAGTGCACCGGTACAGAACGCACCGGCACAGAGCGCACCGACGAAGAGTGCGCCGGCACAGACCGCACCGGAGCAGGAGAGGGCGTCCGCGCCCGAACCGGCCCGGACGACCGGACCGCAGGAGAACCGGGACAACGCTCCCGCGACCACCGACAGCACACCGGACACGGGGGCTGCAGCGGCCCCGGCAGAGGAGAAGCCCCGGACAATGCACAGCGACGACACCGCCGGAGACAACCGTCACGACGCGCACGACGACCAGTCCGGGGACGGGCAGGGGGGTGGACGCCGCAGCCGGCGTAACCGCCGCAACCGCCGCAACCGGGGGCGCGACGGCCAGGGGAACCAGAACGGCCAGGGCAACCAGAACGGTGCCCGGGACGGTGGCGAGGGGCGCGGTGGCCGTGACGGCAACCGGGACAACAACCAGGGAAACCGGGGGAACCGGGGGAACCGGGACAACAACCGGGGCGGCCGCGACCGGAGGGACGGCAACTCCCAGGGCAACCAGGTCGAGACGACGCCGGTGGCCGGGATCCTGGACTTCGCCGACGCGAACACCGCCTTCATCCGCACGACGGGCTACCACGCCGGTCCGACGGACGTCTACGTCCCGATCCAGATGGTCCGCAGGTACGGCATGCGTCACGGCGACGCGGTCACCGGCACGATCCGGCCGGGTGCCAAGCAGCAGGCCGGTGGCGGACGCCGCAACCGGCAGAAGTACACCCCGCTGAACAGCGTGGAGACCGTCAACGGTCTCACCCCGGAGGAGGCGGCCCAGCGGCCCCACTTCCACAAGATGACCCCGCTGTACCCGAACCAGCGGCTGCGTCTCGAGACCGAGCCGAAGGTCCTCACGACCCGCGTCATCGACCTCATCATGCCGATCGGCAAGGGCCAGCGCGCGCTCATCGTCTCGCCGCCGAAGGCCGGTAAGACCACGATCCTCCAGGACATCGCCAACGCCATCGCGACGAACAACCCGGAGTGCTACCTCATGGTCGTCCTCGTCGACGAGCGTCCCGAGGAGGTCACGGACATGTCCAGGTCGGTCAAGGGCGAGGTCATCGCCTCGACGTTCGACCGTCCGCCGAGCGACCACACCGCCATCGCCGAGCTCGCCATCGAGCGGGCGAAGCGGCTGGTGGAGCAGGGCAAGGATGTCGTGGTCCTGCTGGACTCCATCACCCGCCTGGGCCGGGCGTACAACAACTCCTCACCGGCCTCCGGACGCATCCTGTCCGGTGGTGTGGACTCGAACGCCCTCTACCCGCCGAAGCGTTTCCTCGGTGCCGCCCGCAACATCGAGAACGGCGGGTCGCTGACCATCATCGCCACCGCCATGGTGGAGACCGGCTCCGCCGGTGACACGGTGATCTTCGAGGAGTTCAAGGGCACCGGCAACGCCGAGCTGAAACTCGACCGCAAGATCGCCGAGCGCCGGATGTTCCCGGCCGTCGACGTCAACCCCTCGGGCACCCGCAAGGACGAACTGCTGCTCGTCCCGGAGGAGGCGCGCCTCATGCACAAGCTGCGCCGCATCCTGTCCGCCCTGGATCCGCAGGCCGCCATCGACCTGCTGCTCAAGCAGCTGAAGAAGACGAAGTCCAACGGTGAGTTCATGATGCAGATCGCGTCCTCGGCACCGCTGGCAGGTGGCGACGACGATGAGTGATCTGGCAGCGTCCCCGTCGAAGGTCGACGACATCCTCTCGGAGTACCAGGGACTCGAGGCACAGCTCGCCGACCCCGACCTGCACAATGACGCCGCGGCGGCCCGCCGCGTGTCGAAGCGGTACAGCGAACTGCAGCCGGTCATCCAGACCTGGAACGCCCTGACCCAGGCGCGGGAGGACCATGAGGCGGCGGCCGAGATGGCGTCCGAGGACGCGGATTTCGCCGCGGAGGCCGACCGGCTCGCCGCGGAGATCCCCGGCCTCGAGGAGAAGCTCACCGACCTGCTCGCACCCCGTGACCCGCATGACGGCGACGACGTCGTCATGGAGATCAAGTCCGGTGCCGGTGGCGAGGAGGCCGCGCTGTTCGCCGGTGAACTGGCCCGGATGTACCAGCGTTACGCTGAGCGGCACGGCTTCACCTGCGAGGTGCTCGACGTCAACGAGACCGACCTCGGCGGTGTCAAGGACATGACCATGTCGATCCGGTCGAAGCACCCGTCGCGCGACGGTGCGTGGAGCGTCTTCAAGTTCGAGGGCGGCGTGCACCGGGTGCAGCGCATCCCCGTCACCGAGTCGCAGGGCCGGATCCAGACCTCCGCCGCGGGCGTGCTGGTCTACCCGGAGCCCGACGAGGTCGAGGACGTCCAGATCGACGACAAGGACCTGCGGGTCGACGTGTACCGGTCCTCCGGTAAGGGCGGTCAGGGTGTGAACACGACAGACTCGGCCGTGCGCATCACCCACCTGCCGACCGGCATCGTGGTGACCTGTCAGAAGGAGCGCTCGCAGATCCAGAACCGGGCGCGCGCCATGCAGGTCCTCGCCGCCCGCCTCCAGCAGATGAAGGAGGAGGAGGCCGAGGCCGAGGCCGCGGAGGGCCGTCACGCGCAGATCCGGACGATGGACCGTTCGGAGCGGATCCGGACCTACAACTTCCCGGAGTCCCGCGTGTCCGACCACCGCATCGGCTACAAGGCGAACAACCTCGACGCCGTCCTCGACGGCGACCTGGACGCCCTGTTCACCGCGTTGCACGATGCAGACCGCGCCGCGCGGCTCGAGGCGGAGGACTGACACTCTGTCCACGACGCCCAGCTCTCACAGCCCGAACAGCGCTGACCGGCAGCCGCCGCAGCGGACCGTCTCCCAGGCGGTGCGCGCGGCGGCTGCCGCGCTGACAGCCGCCGGCGTCCCCTCCGCCGGCCATGACGCGCGCGCCCTCATGGCTGCCGCCCTGACCCGGGAGACCGGTCGGGAGACCTCGGTCACCGATCTTGTCCTGCGCGGTGGGGACGCCGCCCCCGGGTCCTATGACGGGCTGGTGGACCGTCGGGTGCAGCGGGAACCGCTGCAGCTCATCCTCGGCACGGCCCCGGTCGTCGGTGTCGACCTCGCGGTCGGGCCGGGGGTGTTCATACCCCGGCCGGAGACCGACCTGCTCATCGAGTGGGCGGCCGACAAGCTAGCCGCCCGGGCCGCTGCCCGGCAGGACGATCCGCAGGGCGACGGCCTGGCGGCCCGGCTCACCGGGCCCCGCGTGACTGTGCTCGACCTGTGCTCGGGTCCGGGCACCATCGCGCTCGGCGTCGCCTGCCTGGCCACCCGGCGGGGGCTGACGGACACCCTCGACCTCCACGTCATCGGACTCGAGAAGTCCCGGACCGCGCTGGACTACGCCCGCCGCAACCTCGCCGACTGGGTGGAGCGGGGGGACATCGACCCGAAGGTCACGGTGGACTTCCACCGGGCCGACGTCTCCGGCCCCCGGGACCTGGTCCGGCTGGGGCTGGTCGCGGCGGCGGACATCGTCGTCTCCAACCCGCCGTACGTTCCCTCGACGACCCCGGTCGACCCGGAGGTGGCCGCGGATCCGGCGGAGGCGGTGTTCTCCGGTGCCGACGGGCTGGAACTCATGCGCCCGCTGGCCCAGGTGATCACCCTGGCTGCGGCGCCGACCTCCGAGGTGGCGGTGGAGCACGACGACAGTACCGGGCCGCAGGTCCGTGCACTGCTCGAGGACGCCGGGGTGGGGCAGACCCGCCAGCACCGTGACTTCGCGGGGCGGGACCGCTTCGTCTCCGGGCGGGTGCGCCGTGATCCGGGGTACCGTCCGACTAAGATCAAGAATCTGTAACGACTGAGCCGGCGAACCGCCGACAGTCGGTCGATGACCCGCCGACAACCTACGCCGAACCAGGAGACGAGAGACCGTGCCGCAGACCTACGACTGCACCGACCCCCAGGGGAGAGAAGAAGGACTGGCCGCCGCCGTCGCCGCGGTGAAGGCCGGCCGGCTCGTCGTCATCCCCACGGATACGGTCTACGGTATCGGGGCGGACGCCTTCGACAACGGCGCGGTAGCCGCACTGCTGCGGGCCAAGCACCGGGGCCCCGACCTGCCGGTCCCGGTGGTCGTAGGCTCCTGGGACACGGTCGCCGGACTCGTCCGCGACAACGATGCGCGGATGCGCAGTCTCGTCGAGGCCTTCTGGCCCGGCGGGATGACCATCGTGACCCATCAGGCGCCCAGCCTGCCGTGGAACCTGGGGGACACCCGGGGCACCGTCGCCCTGCGCATGCCCGCGCACCCGCTGGCGGTGGAACTGCTGCAGCAGACCGGCCCGATGGCACTGTCGAGCGCCAACACCCACGGGAACCCGCCGGCGCGGTCGGCGGCCGAGGCCGAGGCCATGCTGGGCAACAATGTGGCGGTGTACCTGGAGGGCGGCCCGGCGACGATCGGGACGGCCTCGACGATCGTCGATCTCTCGGCCGCCCGTCCGCGCATCCTGCGGGAGGGTGCCATCACCGCCGAACAGGTCGGCGAGGTGCTCGGCCTGTCCGCCGGATCGCTGCGCGGGGAAGACGGCCGGTAGCGGCGATGGCGGTGTCGGTACTGGCCGCGGGCTCGGCGGGGGTGGGCATCCCGTTCCGGGAGCTCGCCCTCGTCCTGCTCGTCGGCCTGGTCGCCACATACCTGACGACGGGCATCGTCCGGATGCTCATGGTCCGCTTCGGCCCGATGTCGGCCCCGCGCGCCCGCGACGTGCACACGGTACCGACCCCGCGTCTCGGCGGGGTGGCGATGTTCACCGGCGTGATCTTCGCCGTGCTCACGGCGTCCAACCTGCCCGCGCTCAACCGTGGCTTTCCCCCGGTGACACCCGACATGACGGCGGTCATGGCGGCCGCCTTCGTCATCGTGGTGGTCGGGGTGATCGACGACCTCTGGGACATCTCCTGGGTCCTCAAGCTCGGCGGGCAGGTCGTGGGCGCGGTCGTGATGAGTATCGCCGGCCTGTCCTGGTACCTCATCGTCTGGCCGGTGGGGGACGGGACCACCCTGATCCTCGACCAGGTCCAGTCAACCGTCTTGACTGCGGTGCTGACGGTCGCGATCATCAACGCGATGAACTTCGTCGACGGTCTCGACGGGCTCGCCGCCGGACTCGGGATGATCGGCGGCGGGACGCTGCTGGTGTACTCGCTCACGGTGCTCCACGACCAGGGCGGGACCGTCAGCGCCTACCCGCCGGCGATCATCTCCGCGGTGCTGGTGGGGGTCTGTGCCGGGTTCCTGCCGCACAACTTCTCCCCGGCCCGGATCTTCATGGGGGACTCCGGCTCGATGCTCATCGGCCTGCTGCTGTCGGCCGCCTGCGTCTCGGCCTCGGGGCGGATCAACATGTCCCTGTACGGCACCGCGGACCTCGTCGCCCTACTGTCGCCGATCCTCGTGGTGGTCGCCGCACTGTCCATCCCGCTGCTGGACCTGGTGCTCGCCGTTGTCCGCCGTCTGGCGGCGGGCAAGAGCCCGTTCTCCCCGGACAAGAAGCACCTCCACCACCGGCTACTGCGCCTCGGGCACAGTCAGAAACAGGTCGTGCTGGTGCTCTACTCCTGGGTCGGGGTGGTCGCCCTCGGCGCGGTCGGGGCGACCGTCCTGCCGACGACCTGGGCGGTCGTCATCTTCGTGGTGGCCGTCGTGGCGGTCGGTACCGTGACGTGGATTCCGCTGATGCGGGGGCGTCACGGTGATTCGGGCCGCGTGACATCCGGCGGCTAGGCTGTCCAGCGTGACTGAGCAGAACACCCCTGAATCCGCACCGGACCCCGAGCGGGAACCCACTCCGGTCTCCGAACTCCCCGACATCAACGTCTCACCCGACGGCGACATCGCTGACCACCAGCGTCCGCTGTTGAGGGCCGCGCGGCTGGGCGGAATCGGCATCCTCGTCCTCACCGTCATCTCGCTGGCGGTGTGGGGAGGATCACGGGAGCTCCCGGGGATCTGGGGTGTCCTCATCGGTGCGGCCATCGGCGGCGGGTTCGTCCTGGCGACCGTCGGTATCGTCCTGCTCACCTCGAACACCACGCCCCAGACGACGATGATCGTCGTGCTGGGCTCCTGGCTGCTCAAGTTCATCGTCGTGCTGGTGATTCTGCTGCTGATCAAGGACTTGGACTTCTACGACCACACCGCAATGGCGGTCACGGTCATTCTCGCGCTGGTCGTGGGCCTGGCGACCGAGAGTGTGGGCGTCCTGCGGACGACCACCACCTACGTCGGGTAGCGGATCTCCTGCCGCGGAAAGCGGACACGGCGGGCGCCGGGGATGTCCGACCACGCGGGGGAGGGGGTGCCCGTTAGCGTGGTATGGGGGGAGGCTGCTAAGGTTCCACGAGGGTAATCAGGCGTCCGGTGCTCACCGCAGTGTGTTCAGGGACAGTCCTGGTAAACTCCCCCGGCACCGAGCGGATGTGCGACGGAGTCCACGGCGGCCGGGTACACCTGACGACCTCCATCGCACCGCGCCTGACACAATCACGCGGCCCAACCTCGGGAGAGAACGCTGAGCGTTACAACCTTGGCCCTGGAGGGCGAATTCCATACGCCCAACCTGGGGCATGAATTCTTCCCGGGTGGAGACAAGTCCCCGACGGCCGATATCCCCGGCCGTGACGGACTGTGGCTCAACGACTTCGCAGGCGGCCTCTTCGCGGTTGACCGGCTCATGCTCATCCGACTGCTGATGATCGTCATTCTGGCGCTCTTCTTCTATGTCGCGATGCGCCGGCCGAAGCTCATCCCGCGGGGCGTCCAGAACGTGGCGGAAATCGGACTTGACTTCGTACGGGTCAACGTCGCCGAAGAGATCCTGGGGAAGAAGGAGGGGCGCCGGTTCCTGCCGGTGATCACCACCATCTTCTTCGTCGTCCTCATCGGCAACCTCCCGTCGGTCATCCCCTTCCTCAACGTGTCGCCCAACGCCAGGATCGGCATGCCGATCATCCTGGCGGCTGTGGCCTACATCGCCATGATCTACGCGGGGGTGAAGCGCTACGGCTTCGGCAAGTTCATGAAGTCCTCTCTGGTCATCCCGAACCTGCCCCCGGCGCTCCACATCCTCGTGGTGCCGATCGAATTCTTCTCCACCTTCATCCTCCGCCCGGTCACGCTGACCATCCGTCTGATGGCCAACATGCTGGCGGGCCACATCATCCTCGTCCTGCTCTTCAGTGCCACGAACTTCTTCTTCTGGCAGCTGAACGGCTGGACGGTGCTGTCGCTGGGAACCCTGGCCGCCGGCCTGGCATTCATGCTCTTCGAGATGCTGATCATCTTCCTGCAGGCGTACATCTTCAGCCTGCTGACGGCGGTCTACATCGAGCTCTCGCTCCACGCGGACGAGCACTGACATATCCCTGACGGGCACAACGCACAACCCCACCTGACCCCGCTACCGGACAGGACGACACAGTCCCCGGTACGGATTCACGAAAAGGAACGGAAACACAATGAACGAGCTGCTTCTCCTCGCTGACGACGCCGAGTCCAAGATCAAGGGCCTCGGTTCCATCGGCTACGGCCTGGCCGCCATCGGCCCGGGCATCGGTATCGGCATCGTCGCCGGTAAGACCGCCGAGGGCATGGCCCGCCAGCCCGAGATGGCCGGCCAGCTGCGCACCACGATGTTCCTGGGTATCGCCTTCACCGAGGCCCTCGCCCTCATCGGCCTGGTCGCCGGCTTCCTGTTCTAGTGCACCCGGTATCCGGTGACGGGTACCAGGACCACTTACTTACGCACAAGAGCGAAAGCTGGAGACTATGACGAATTATCTCATTTTGGCAGAGGGTGACGATCCACAGCAGTGGACCGACAACCCCAACCCGCTGCTGCCTGCCGGCTACGACCTCGTCTGGTCCCTGATCTGCTTCATCATCATCTTCCTGCTGTTCTGGAAGTTCGTGCTGCCGGCCTTCAAGAAGGTCCTCGCCGACCGCGAGGAGCAGATCGAAGGCGGCATCCAGCGTGCTGAGGCGGCCCAGGACGAAGCCAAGGCGGCGCTGGAGAAGTACAACTCCCAGCTCGCCGAGGCCCGCACCGAGGCCGCGCAGATCCGTGATGACGCGCGCGCCCAGGGCCAGAAGATCGTCGCCGAGGCACAGTCCGAGGCGAAGGCGAAGGCCGACCTGGAGACCGAGAAGGGTCAGAAGACCCTGCAGCAGGAACGCGAGCGTGTCGTCGGCGAGCTCCGGCAGGAGATGGGCACCACGTCCGTCAACCTCGCCGAAAAGCTGCTGGGCCACGACCTGGCCGACGAGGCCAAGCGTTCCGGCACCATCGACTCCTTCCTCGCTGATCTCGACAGCGTCGGTTCGGGGAAGTGACGCCCGTGCACGCAGCGAGCAGAGCAACCCTGGACCAGCTGTCCGAGTCACTGGACGGCACCCTGCGCGGAGCAGCTGACTCCGCGTCCCTCGGCGCACAGACCGGTACGGAGATCTTCGAGGTCGCCGACCTCCTGGACTCCGACCGGACGCTGCGCATGGCCCTGGTCGACACGACCATCCCGGCCGACCGTCGCGTCGGGCTGGCGGAGAGCCTGCTGGGTTCGAAGGTGTCCGCCACGACCCTGGAGATCATCTCCTCGGCCGTGAAGGCCACCTGGACGAACACCCGCGATCTGCGCCACGGCCTGGTCGAGCTGGGCCGCCGCGCCCTGCTGCGTGCGGCCCAGGAACAGGGCCAGAAGGCCCGCGTCGACGACGAGCTCTACCAGCTCG
This is a stretch of genomic DNA from Corynebacterium nuruki S6-4. It encodes these proteins:
- the prfA gene encoding peptide chain release factor 1; translated protein: MAASPSKVDDILSEYQGLEAQLADPDLHNDAAAARRVSKRYSELQPVIQTWNALTQAREDHEAAAEMASEDADFAAEADRLAAEIPGLEEKLTDLLAPRDPHDGDDVVMEIKSGAGGEEAALFAGELARMYQRYAERHGFTCEVLDVNETDLGGVKDMTMSIRSKHPSRDGAWSVFKFEGGVHRVQRIPVTESQGRIQTSAAGVLVYPEPDEVEDVQIDDKDLRVDVYRSSGKGGQGVNTTDSAVRITHLPTGIVVTCQKERSQIQNRARAMQVLAARLQQMKEEEAEAEAAEGRHAQIRTMDRSERIRTYNFPESRVSDHRIGYKANNLDAVLDGDLDALFTALHDADRAARLEAED
- a CDS encoding long-chain fatty-acid--CoA ligase, producing the protein MVDNTRPAPAPSTMQVIPLSLARLLEYGRTVHARTSVTTYYRGAVGPETSTFAEVGARAAALAHALHDRADVAVGDRVGSLMPNTTEHLETLLAVGAMGAVFQPLNPHLTGDQITHVINHADDRVIVVAAGLIDVLLPLLPHCPDVRTIVFTGAGRHTGTTVGQLRDRLTDLGRPDIRVLDYEECLDGRPTSYPWPELPETAPVAMCYSTGTTGEPKAVVYSHRSVWLHSMNLRTADSFDIRNGESFLCLVPIFHVLSWGVPFAAFMSGTPLVFPGGDASPTHLAHVIEDAMPRKAHGAPTVWTQLIVHYERNPPTKMSLQEIISGGSPVPPALIDAWEERYGVDVVHTWGMTETGPVGTVARPPAGAGGAARRRYRDSQGRVPAGMAIRIVDDRGHVLPANDRSSGEIQVRGNTVTASYHHSPTEDGDGPASVFRGESVAAGHDGADRFTDDGWLRTGDIGTITGDGYLTVQDRQADVIRSGGEWIFSATLENIVMESPLVAEAAVIGIPDEKWGERPLAVVVTGPGVPRTRDTLAAISATVAEKAPLWMVPEYWTIVDGIDRTSVEKFDKKDLRAHQARGDYEVVRLPRHDDVADVGGPAGGAAPADPGSGDPTAD
- the rho gene encoding transcription termination factor Rho yields the protein MPDIVSRAQNDGLASLKLTELRQIASSQGLRGTSGLRKGDLINAISAAGIGGGAPAKSAPVQNAPAQSAPTKSAPAQTAPEQERASAPEPARTTGPQENRDNAPATTDSTPDTGAAAAPAEEKPRTMHSDDTAGDNRHDAHDDQSGDGQGGGRRSRRNRRNRRNRGRDGQGNQNGQGNQNGARDGGEGRGGRDGNRDNNQGNRGNRGNRDNNRGGRDRRDGNSQGNQVETTPVAGILDFADANTAFIRTTGYHAGPTDVYVPIQMVRRYGMRHGDAVTGTIRPGAKQQAGGGRRNRQKYTPLNSVETVNGLTPEEAAQRPHFHKMTPLYPNQRLRLETEPKVLTTRVIDLIMPIGKGQRALIVSPPKAGKTTILQDIANAIATNNPECYLMVVLVDERPEEVTDMSRSVKGEVIASTFDRPPSDHTAIAELAIERAKRLVEQGKDVVVLLDSITRLGRAYNNSSPASGRILSGGVDSNALYPPKRFLGAARNIENGGSLTIIATAMVETGSAGDTVIFEEFKGTGNAELKLDRKIAERRMFPAVDVNPSGTRKDELLLVPEEARLMHKLRRILSALDPQAAIDLLLKQLKKTKSNGEFMMQIASSAPLAGGDDDE
- the thrB gene encoding homoserine kinase; this encodes MSATAQNPVNLPVGRAVRVTVPASTANLGPGFDSVGMAVGLHDTVEAEIIPAGLEVIVSGEGEGEVPLDERHLVVRALRAGLREAGVTVGGLRVTCHNATPHSRGLGSSAAAAVGGVAAASGLAADPTPQNPTGALSDARLVQLAASFEGHPDNAAASVLGGGIVSWTTIPVDGRSAPEYRAVDVPVHPDIRVTALIPDFHASTEAVRRVLPSDVSHLDARFNVSRAALLPVALSRHPELLWEATRDRLHQPYRAEVLPVTTEWVNRLRNLGYPSFVSGAGPTVMVLSTTPVDPALLDEARSRGLRVLETGVGDRVSVEVR
- the thrC gene encoding threonine synthase, which gives rise to MTDKHTPVLHHWTGLINEYRQWMPFAADWEPVTLYEGDTPLIRANHVSELTGCDVWLKVEGANPTGSFKDRGMTVAVTDAVQAGKKVLMCASTGNTSASAAAFAARAGIKSAVLIPEGKIAQGKLSQAVMHGARIIQVKGNFDDCLELVRKTTTDFPEIALVNSVNPMRIEGQKTAAFEIVDALGDAPDIHALPVGNAGNITAYWKGYGEYADAGLASQRPVMLGVQAAGAAPLVNGEPVLNPETIATAIRIGNPASWHQAVAAKEESGGQFRAATDDEILAAYHLIAEREGVFVEPASASSVAGVLAAHAEGWIPEGKRIVCTVTGHGLKDPTTALSVMGEPTLIDVDTNAVAEALDLA